In Streptomyces sp. NBC_01551, one DNA window encodes the following:
- a CDS encoding MFS transporter translates to MAAGYAELLRTRHAARLLVGTLVGRLPNGTAPIAIVLFTRAEGGSYSLAGALAAAYGVANAVGQPLLGRAVDLYGQPRVQLPAALVSALGMVWLALSGTGSVAVAYAAVVVAGLFTPPLEGGLRALWPGVLGGREERVHQAYAMDAVAQEVMFTVGPLLVTLFVAVWSPAGALLALNAIGVLGALSVVVSEPSRAWRSEPREAHWLGALRSRGLLALLAAFFFVGSALGSITVAGVAYADDHGGQAVYGWLMAALGLGALVGGVAYGARQWAGAPERRLRLLVALLAVCYLPLMLVPGPVAMTGLAALAGVFLAPAIACAFIVVDRHAPVGTVTEAFSWLVTFFGVGAAIGTAAAGPAVELGGTAAGFGVASVGGAAALLVLMATQRVLATGGRGREVAGSGAAGAPADAAAGRG, encoded by the coding sequence GTTCACGCGGGCCGAGGGCGGCAGCTACAGCCTGGCGGGGGCGCTGGCCGCCGCCTACGGGGTGGCCAACGCGGTCGGTCAGCCGCTGCTGGGGCGGGCGGTGGACCTGTACGGGCAGCCGCGGGTGCAGTTGCCGGCGGCGCTGGTCTCGGCGCTGGGCATGGTGTGGCTGGCGCTGTCGGGTACCGGTTCGGTGGCGGTGGCGTACGCGGCCGTGGTGGTCGCGGGGCTGTTCACGCCGCCGCTGGAGGGCGGGCTGCGGGCGCTGTGGCCGGGTGTGCTGGGCGGCCGTGAGGAGCGGGTGCACCAGGCGTACGCGATGGACGCGGTGGCGCAGGAGGTCATGTTCACGGTGGGCCCGCTGCTGGTGACGCTGTTCGTGGCGGTGTGGTCCCCGGCGGGGGCGCTGCTGGCGCTGAACGCGATCGGGGTGCTGGGCGCGCTGTCGGTGGTGGTGTCGGAGCCTTCGCGGGCGTGGCGCTCGGAGCCGCGTGAGGCGCACTGGCTGGGGGCGCTGCGCTCGCGCGGGCTGCTGGCGCTGCTGGCGGCGTTCTTCTTCGTGGGGTCGGCGCTGGGTTCGATCACGGTGGCCGGGGTGGCGTACGCGGACGATCACGGTGGTCAGGCGGTGTACGGCTGGCTGATGGCGGCGCTGGGTCTGGGCGCGCTGGTCGGCGGTGTGGCGTACGGGGCCCGGCAGTGGGCGGGTGCGCCGGAGCGGCGGCTGCGGCTGCTGGTGGCGTTGCTGGCGGTGTGTTACCTGCCGCTGATGCTGGTTCCGGGGCCGGTGGCGATGACGGGGCTGGCGGCGCTGGCGGGGGTGTTCCTGGCTCCGGCGATCGCCTGTGCGTTCATCGTGGTGGACCGGCATGCTCCGGTGGGCACGGTGACGGAGGCGTTCTCGTGGCTGGTGACGTTCTTCGGGGTGGGTGCGGCCATCGGTACGGCCGCGGCGGGTCCCGCGGTGGAACTGGGCGGTACGGCGGCGGGCTTCGGGGTGGCGAGTGTCGGCGGGGCCGCGGCGTTGCTGGTGCTGATGGCCACTCAGCGGGTGCTGGCGACGGGCGGTCGTGGGCGCGAGGTGGCGGGCTCGGGCGCGGCCGGGGCGCCGGCGGATGCCGCCGCGGGTCGGGGCTGA
- the pafA gene encoding Pup--protein ligase, whose translation MDRRIFGLENEYGVTCTFRGQRRLSPDEVARYLFRRVVSWGRSSNVFLRNGARLYLDVGSHPEYATPECDNLTELVTHDKAGERILEGLLVDAERRLHEEGIAGDVYLFKNNTDSAGNSYGCHENYLVARHGEFSRLADILIPFLVTRQLICGAGKVLQTPRGAVYCVSQRAEHIWEGVSSATTRSRPIINTRDEPHADAERYRRLHVIVGDSNMSETTMLLKVGATDLVLRMIEAGTVMRDLTLENPIRAIREVSHDITGQRKVRLASGREASALEIQREYYDKAVDFAERRGIRTGVVDQVLELWGRTLDSIESEDLDRIGTEIDWVMKYQLIERYRAKRGMTMSNPRVAQIDLAYHDIHRRRGLYYLLERKGQAARICNDLKIFEGKSVPPQTTRARLRGDFIRRAQEQRRDFTVDWVHLKLNDQAQRTVLCKDPFRSVDDRVEKLIAGM comes from the coding sequence ATGGACCGCCGCATTTTCGGGCTGGAGAACGAGTACGGCGTCACGTGCACGTTCAGGGGACAGCGCCGACTGTCTCCTGACGAAGTGGCGCGCTACCTCTTCCGCCGTGTTGTGTCATGGGGCCGCAGCAGCAATGTCTTCCTGCGGAACGGCGCCCGCCTCTACCTCGACGTGGGTTCGCATCCGGAATATGCAACGCCGGAATGCGACAACCTGACCGAACTGGTCACTCACGACAAGGCCGGCGAGCGCATTCTCGAGGGCCTGCTCGTCGACGCCGAACGCCGCCTGCACGAGGAGGGAATCGCGGGCGACGTCTACCTCTTCAAGAACAACACCGACTCTGCGGGTAATTCGTACGGCTGCCACGAGAACTACCTCGTGGCGCGGCACGGAGAATTCTCCCGCCTGGCGGACATCCTGATTCCGTTCCTCGTGACGCGCCAGCTGATCTGTGGCGCGGGCAAGGTGCTGCAGACCCCTCGGGGCGCGGTCTACTGCGTGAGCCAGCGGGCGGAGCACATCTGGGAGGGCGTCAGCTCGGCGACGACCCGGTCCCGGCCGATCATCAACACCCGGGACGAGCCGCACGCGGACGCGGAGCGTTACCGGCGTCTGCACGTGATCGTCGGCGACTCGAACATGTCGGAGACGACGATGCTGCTCAAGGTCGGCGCCACCGACCTGGTGCTGCGCATGATCGAGGCGGGCACGGTGATGCGGGACCTGACCCTGGAGAACCCGATCCGGGCGATCCGCGAGGTCAGCCACGACATCACGGGGCAGCGCAAGGTGCGCCTGGCCAGTGGCAGGGAGGCGTCGGCGCTGGAGATCCAGCGGGAGTACTACGACAAGGCCGTGGACTTCGCCGAGCGCCGGGGCATCCGTACGGGTGTCGTGGACCAGGTGCTGGAGCTGTGGGGCCGCACGCTGGACTCGATCGAGTCGGAGGACCTGGACCGGATCGGCACGGAGATCGACTGGGTCATGAAGTACCAGCTGATCGAGCGGTACCGGGCCAAGCGCGGCATGACGATGTCGAACCCGAGGGTCGCCCAGATAGACCTCGCCTACCACGACATCCACCGTCGGCGCGGTCTGTACTACCTGCTGGAGCGCAAGGGGCAGGCGGCGCGGATCTGCAACGACCTGAAGATCTTCGAGGGCAAGTCGGTGCCCCCGCAGACGACTCGGGCACGTCTGCGCGGTGACTTCATCCGCCGGGCGCAGGAGCAGCGCCGGGACTTCACGGTGGACTGGGTGCACCTGAAGCTCAATGACCAGGCGCAGCGCACGGTGCTGTGCAAGGACCCGTTCCGGTCGGTGGACGACCGGGTGGAGAAGCTCATCGCCGGCATGTAG